A single region of the Peromyscus eremicus chromosome 16_21, PerEre_H2_v1, whole genome shotgun sequence genome encodes:
- the LOC131926326 gene encoding serine protease 40-like isoform X2, with the protein MAIPGRWPWQASLLFRGSHICGAVLIDKNWVAGAAHCFQRSRKPSDYRVLLGYHQLGNPTEYSRQMTVSKLILHENFNKVHSQGNDIVLIQLHKPVTYSSHILPACVPENTTKVPLDRSCWISGWGMLREDEFLAAPFPLQDGEVFLMDDRQCEAFFQTPEVNTFQYKVIKDDMICAGDVVNGKYICRGDSGGPLVCLLDGSWYVIGLASWAAACLESVSSPNIFTKVSHFSDWIKKKKQETPDADPFSAPPEEKAPTLIGWRSFGTGTTIKPRICVTALSSQILLLQSIWFRIP; encoded by the exons ATGGCAATACCTGGGCGGTGGCCATGGCAGGCCAGTCTGCTCTTTCGTGGCAGTCATATCTGTGGAGCAGTCCTCATCGACAAAAACTGGGTAGCGGGCGCTGCCCACTGCTTCCAAAG GTCCCGCAAACCATCGGACTACCGGGTCCTGCTAGGGTACCACCAGCTGGGCAATCCCACCGAGTACAGCCGACAGATGACAGTGAGTAAGCTCATCTTGCACGAGAACTTTAACAAGGTCCACAGTCAGGGGAACGACATCGTCCTGATTCAGCTGCACAAGCCTGTGACGTACAGCTCCCACATCTTGCCAGCCTGCGTCCCAGAGAACACCACGAAGGTGCCCCTTGATAGGTCCTGCTGGATAAGTGGCTGGGGGATGCTCAGAGAGGATG AGTTCCTGGCGGCACCTTTCCCTCTGCAGGATGGAGAGGTCTTCCTGATGGATGACAGGCAATGTGAAGCCTTTTTCCAGACTCCAGAAGTCAACACCTTTCAGTATAAAGTTATAAAAGACGATATGATATGTGCTGGGGACGTCGTGAATGGAAAGTACATCTGCCGA GGAGATTCTGGGGGTCCCCTTGTCTGCTTACTGGATGGTTCCTGGTATGTGATAGGGTTGGCCAGCTGGGCCGCAGCGTGTCTAGAGTCAGTTTCCAGCCCCAACATTTTCACCAAAGTCTCCCACTTTTCCGACTGGatcaagaagaaaaagcaagaaaccCCTGACGCCGACCCCTTCTCGGCACCCCCCGAGGAGAAAGCCCCCACGCTGATAGGCTGGAGGAGTTTTGGCACGGGCACTACCATCAAACCCAGGATCTGCGTAACCGCGCTGTCTTCTCAAATCCTCCTCCTGCAATCGATTTGGTTCCGGATTCCGTGA